CTTTCTGAATTAGAAATTCAAGAGGCATTGGCGAGCGTTACTAGCTACCAAAACTTACAACCTGCGGTTGTGATTGGTGTGCTCGAGCAAAGCGCTATTGCCGTTTTGAGTTCTGGTAATTCTATTGAACTGCCATGGCAAGGACTATCCTGGGCTCGTGAATTTATTAGCGATCAGAAACAAGGCCCAGCACCTAAACTAGCTAGTGAGGTCGTTAATGTTGGCGATCTTGTCTATGTTGTTGAGCAGTCAGGTACATACCGTTTAAGCCAACTACCACAAGTTAGTAGCGCATTGGTGGCATTATCACCTGACAATGGTGCAATTCAAGCCGTTGTTGGGGGCTTCAGCTTCAAACAAAGTCAATTTAATCGTGTTACACAAGCAAAACGTCAAGTGGGCTCAAACATTAAGCCATTTGTGTATTCAGCAGCGCTTGAAAACGATCACACACTTGCTACCTTAGTCAATGATGCGCCAATCAATCAGTGGGATCGTCGTTCAGGTGTTGTTTGGCGACCAAAAAATTCACCGGCTGAATATAACGGTCCAATCAGAGTTAAGCGCGCTTTAGCACAGTCTAAAAACGTTATTTCCGTGCGCTTGTTACGTGATGTGGGTCTTGGCAAGATAATTGACCACTTGTCGGGCTTTGGCTTCGTCCCTGACGAGCTGCCAGAAAACGAGTCATTAGCGTTAGGCTCAGCGTCGCTAACACCGCTTGAAGTAGCAACTGGCTTTGCGACTTTCGCTAATGGTGGCTTCTTAATTGAACCATACTTTATCGAACGTATTGAAGATTCATTTGGCCATATTATCTATCAAGCCAACCCTGCTTTGGCCTGTGACCCACCTTGCCATGAATACGCCAACCCAGTTGCGCCTGAAACGATTGCAACTGAGATAATAAACGATGTCGAACGCCCCACGGCAATACAAGCTATTGATACTGACTTAGCAGCAGAGCAGCCATTGCAAACCGCGGAGCGCGTTATTAGTAAACAAAATGCTTTCTTAATTACCCAAGCGCTCAACAGTGCGGTATGGGGTGCAGACTGGTCTGTAACACCTGGCTGGCAAGGCACAGGTTGGCGCGCAAGAGCGCTTAAACGCAGAGATATTGCTGGTAAAACGGGAACGACAAATGAAGCGAAAGATGCGTGGTTCTCAGGTTACAGTCGCCGCATTGTGGCAACTTCGTGGATTGGCTTTGACGATCATACCCGTAACTTAGGTAAAACCCGCTACAACAATAATTTAGGCAAAAACCAAATCACAGGTACCGAAGCAGGTGCGAAGTCAGCACAGCCAGCTTGGATCACATTTATGAGAGCTGCGCTTGCTGATAAGCCAGTTGAACCATTTGAGCCCCCAGAGGATATTGTCTCTGTTCGTATCGACAAGCAGTCAGGCATGCTGACCACCAAAACAGATAAGAGCAGCATATTCGAATATTTTGAAGTCGGCACAGCACCAACCGAGTATATCAAGGTTGACGATAGCAGTATTATTCTTGATGGTGACGAAACCGCTGAGCAAGAAATATTTTAACGTTAATTTAACCACGGTATAAAAAGCGAATACGCTTCTTGGCCAGAGCTTTTAATCAAGGTTTTGTTACCAGCTTGGCTTAGTAACGCTAGTATGAATAAGCGAGAAAAGCCTAGTTCACTTGCAGTACCTGTTAGGTGATATGCTTCAGCTGAGCTTCTCTGCTATCTATATCTTCTATACCTTCCCCATACGCCCCTCTGCTAAACCTTTCTTGTGCGCCTTTCTACTATGATTCTCTACTGTGCTTCTCAAATTATATTTAAAAACCCAGTTTATTAACAAATTCCGTTACTCTTTTCGTGCAATGCGATTTACCAGCACCAAACTGGTGCTGCACAACATTAGTGCAAAGGAGTGTTGTTTGTTGATATCCACTCTTTTTGAAAAGTAGATAACCATCTGTTTATAAAAGATAAAGCTGTTATTCGACCGCTTGGCATAAAGCTTGTTAGTATATTTACAACTGTGAGAAATCTATCAGGCCCCAATGCTTAGCAACTTTATTGAGCAATACCAACTACCAGCGAGTTTTGAGCAAACAGCTCGGCTGCATTTTATGCCACTTGCCAAGCAACTAACGAATAAAGTTACAAACTCACCCAAGCCATTTTTTTTAGGTATTAATGGCTGCCAAGGCTCAGGTAAATCAACCTTAGCGTCATTTCTATTTCACTATTTAACCGAGCAAGCACAACTTTCAGTTGTGAATTTATCGCTAGATGATTTTTATTATGACCAAATCACTCGACAACAATTGGCAAGCGACATTCATCCGTTATTAGCAACACGTGGCGTCCCCGGCACGCACGATATCACCTTACTCGCCAATACGCTGCACGCCCTAAAAACTGGCAAACAAACATTACTTCCTAGGTTTGATAAGGCCCAAGATAATCCTTCGCCAAAGACAGGCTGGTTGGATTCACCAGAAAATACTGATGTCGTTATTTTTGAAGGTTGGTGCTGGGGCGTTACCGCGCAAGCTATGGCAGAGCTTGCGCCAGCAATTAACTCACTTGAAGCAAAGTCAGATGCGACAGCTACTTGGCGTAACTATGTGAATGAGCAACTTGCTAACGACTATCAACCGCTTTACCAGTTGATGAATAGTTGGCTGATGCTTAAAGCACCTAGCTTTGATTGTGTTGCCCAGTGGCGCTGGCAACAAGAGCAAAAATTGGCAGCCCAACAAGCTATCATTAATACTAAAGAAGCGGCAAACAAGGTAATGTCTAAGTCACAAGTGATGGACTTTATCGCGTACTTTCAACGCTTAACAGAGCACGCCTTAGCGACATTACCCGAACGCTGCGATCTCGTGTTTGAATTAGACCAAGAGCGTAATATTAACGCCATCGTAGGACGGATTTAAGATGACAATAACGGCAAATAGTGCCTTGCCTATGGTATTCACTGACCTTGATGGCACCTTACTCGACCATCACAACTACAGTTTCGCTGCGGCAGAGCCGACACTGGAAAAGCTTAAAGCGCATCAAATTCCAGTTATTGCAACAACCAGCAAAACAGTGCAGGAAGTCACACATTTGTATGAAGCAATGGCTATTAATGGCCCCTTTATTGTTGAGAATGGTGCGGCCGTTTATATCCCAAAATCCTTGTTTACTAAGCAGCCTGAAGACTGCGAGTCACAACCGCCTTTTTGGGTAAAAACCTTTAGTTCTCCGCGCTCAAATTACATTGCAATAGCAGAGCAATTAAAGCCAGAGTTTGGTCAATATTTTACCCATTTTGCAGCAATGAGCATTGAAGAAATTGCCAAGGTCACAGGGCTAAGTCTTGCCGATGCGCAGCTGGCAAATCAACGCCAATATGGCGAGCCTGTGCTTTGGCGTGGCGGCGAAAATGAAAAGCACGCTTTTATCAATGCCGCTCAAGCGTTAGGTGCCAACATTCTTTTGGGTGGCCGCTTTATTCATCTGTGTGATGCATGTGATAAGGGTAAAGCCATGAACTGGCTAGCAGGCGAATATCAACACCAACTTCAGTTGGCGAATGTGAATGTGATTGCACTTGGTGATAGTGGCAACGATACTGCGATGCTAGAGGCAGCAGATATCGCCGTGCAAATTAAATCACCGACTCACACCTACCCGCTACTAAACACCAGTAAAATAAAGTTTATCTACCAAACTCAAGGCTATGGGCCAATCGGTTGGAGTGAAGCATTAAACTTCATCATCGATTTTTCAGCGCTTGCCACCAACCCCACAAAACCAACGGGAGAACTTTCTCATGGCTGACTTTTATCAAAATGGCAGTGTTACTACGTTACACAATCTAGGCCAACGCTCATACGAAGACATGGAAAAAGAGCTTGTCAGTTTTAATCAAACACGCCCATTAGGTCTATTATTACCCTCTTTATTTTCCGAATTAGAAGGGCCGGCGCTGGCAAAAATTATCGACAAAATAGCGCAAGTGCCTTATTTATCAGAGGTCGTTATCGGCCTAGATCGCGCCGATGAAGCCCAATATCGCTACGCCTTAGAGTTTTTTGACAAGCTGCCACAACACCATCGTGTACTATGGAATGATGGGCCAAGATTAAAAGCGATTGATGCCAAGCTGCAAGCTTTAGGTCTGGCTCCAACAGAGCTCGGTAAAGGGCGTAATGTTTGGTACTGCATGGGGTATATCTTGGCATCTAATCGCGCCGAATCTGTTGCCTTGCACGACTGCGACATTTTGACCTACGAAAAAGACTTACTCGCCCGTTTGCTCTATCCAGTTGCACACCCTCAGTTTAACTATGAATTCAGTAAAGGCTTCTATGCTCGCGTTGCCGATGGCAAAATAAACGGTCGCGTTTCTCGCTTATTGGTTACGCCACTTATTCGTGCACTAAAACGCGTTGTTGGTCCGAATGAATATCTCGACTATATGGACTGTTTTCGTTACCCATTAGCGGGCGAATTCTCATTCCGTCGCGATGTATTAAATGACCTCAGAATTCCTAGTGATTGGGGCCTAGAGATTGGTGTATTAAGTGAAATGCACCGCAATTACGCCACCAACCGTATCTGTCAGGTTGATATCGCTGATGTTTATGATCATAAGCATCAAGACTTGTCACTGGATAACGCTGAAGCTGGCCTGTCAAAAATGTCGATCGATATTACCAAAGCGTTCTTCCGTAAACTTGCTACTCAAGGTCATACTTTTAGCACTGAAACGTTCCGCTCAATCAAAGCAACCTACTTCCGTATTGCGCTCGACTACGTAGAAACTTATCGCCACGATGCGCTAATGAACGGTTTATCACTAGATATTCACAATGAAGAGGCGGCAGTAGAGATGTTCGCGAAAAACATTATGAATGCTGGCCAAACCTTCCTTGAGAACCCAATGGAAACGCCATTTATTCCAACGTGGAACCGTGTGATCAGCGCAGAACCCAATATTTTAAATGAGCTCAAAGAAGCGGTAGAGCAAGACAACTTAGAATTTAGCCCAAAATAATGGGCTTTATTCTGTGCTTAGCTCAATGCTTAGTTCAGTGAGTAGTTCAGTCCTTAATTAACTTCTTAGTTTAGTAAAAAGTAGGCAATAAAATGGCAGAGTGTACCAACAGCACATTGGAGGTGTTAACTAACAAGCTAACGCAACAATTAGCGGTAATTTATGCTGATGTTGAGCTCGATATCAGTTATCAATCGCTTGCCTTGAATCTTATTCAAATCATGCGTTTGAGCGAGCAAAGTAAGCCGCCGGCGCCCTACTCTAATCATTGGTCTGAACAAGATGTAGTGATGATCACCTATGGTGACTCGTTACTCAAAGAAAATGAAAAACCATTGGTGACATTGCAACATTTTGCCGACCATTACCTACAAGATCACATCAATAGCATTCATATTTTGCCATTTTTTCCCTATAGCTCCGATGATGGTTTCTCTGTCATTGACTACTCATCAGTCAACGAAGCATTAGGTGACTGGGGAGATATCACCGCCATTGCCAATAAAAAGCGGTTAATGTCGGACTTGGTAATTAACCATTGTTCTTCACGCAGTTTGTGGTTTGACAACTTTGTTAAAGGTGAAGGACAAGGTCATGATTACTTCTTTACTGCTTCTCCGCATGACGAACTAAGTCAGGTAGTTCGCCCGCGGACTTCCCAATTGTTGCGTAAAACGGAAACAGCCAGAGGTGAACAATATGTTTGGTGTACCTTTAGTCACGACCAAGTGGATTTAGACTTTCGCAATCCTGAAGTTCTTAGCCAATTCGTTAAAGTTATTCGCCTGTATTTAGACAATGGTGTGCGTATATTTCGTATGGATGCCGTTGCCTTTTTATGGAAAATTGCAGGTACACCTTCGATTAATCTACCGCAAACCCATGAAGTCGTGCGTTTACTGCGTACACTAATCGAGCATGCGCAACCCGATGCGGTAATTATTACCGAAACCAACATCCCAAACACCCAGAATCTGACCTATTTTGGCAATGCTAACGAAGCCCACTGCATTTACAATTTCTCATTGCCACCACTGTTGATTAATACCCTGATCACAGGCAACTGCTTGTACTTAAAGCGTTGGTTAATGAGTATGCCACCCGCGCAAGATGGCACCACTTACTTCAACTTTATCGCTTCACACGACGGCATCGGCTTAAGACCCGCGGAAGGCTTATTAAGCGATCAAGAAATATCATTGCTGATCAATACTATGAAAAATTTTGGTGGTGCCATTTCGTGGCGCACTAGTGAGTCGGGCGAGCAGAAAGCCTATGAGATGAATATTTCTTTGTTTGACGCACTGCAAGGCACAGTTAATGGCCCTGATAAGTGGGGCATGCAGCGCTTTATTTGTGCGCATTCAATTATGCTTGGTTTAGAAGGTATTCCAGGTATTTATATTCACAGCTTACTTGGTACGCGCAACGATTATGAAAAACTAAAAAACACCCATCATAATCGCGCCATTAATCGCCACCGTTGGGATTATGAGGCGTTAGAACAACAACTCGCCGATGAAACAAATCCGCACGCCAATGTACTAAAACAAATGCTAACGCTAATTGATATTCGCACCGCACAAAAGGCGTTT
The nucleotide sequence above comes from Thalassotalea euphylliae. Encoded proteins:
- a CDS encoding penicillin-binding protein 1A, whose translation is MFSFKNLAKVAVALSAIGAVSLFALYWSMKDDLPSVDSLKDMRWQTPMQIFSHDGELISQFGEKKRIPLSLDEFPKQLVEAILATEDDRFYNHFGVDPIGMGRAIVGKLMGQNKGGASTITMQVARNFFLTREVTYTRKIREIFISFHIESLLTKDEILELYMNKIELGHRAFGFGAAAQVYYGKEVNDLTLAQIAVLAGLPKAPSTLNPISRPERAKNRRAVVLQRMLVSGYINEQEYQIAKSAPITAKKHGAEITLDAPYIAEMAHQEMITRFGKEEAYTGGYKVYLTIPAKLQKAAQHAVQSNLLSYDQRHGYRGPINALRPRLDEEENTLTEEQLAQLNTPLSELEIQEALASVTSYQNLQPAVVIGVLEQSAIAVLSSGNSIELPWQGLSWAREFISDQKQGPAPKLASEVVNVGDLVYVVEQSGTYRLSQLPQVSSALVALSPDNGAIQAVVGGFSFKQSQFNRVTQAKRQVGSNIKPFVYSAALENDHTLATLVNDAPINQWDRRSGVVWRPKNSPAEYNGPIRVKRALAQSKNVISVRLLRDVGLGKIIDHLSGFGFVPDELPENESLALGSASLTPLEVATGFATFANGGFLIEPYFIERIEDSFGHIIYQANPALACDPPCHEYANPVAPETIATEIINDVERPTAIQAIDTDLAAEQPLQTAERVISKQNAFLITQALNSAVWGADWSVTPGWQGTGWRARALKRRDIAGKTGTTNEAKDAWFSGYSRRIVATSWIGFDDHTRNLGKTRYNNNLGKNQITGTEAGAKSAQPAWITFMRAALADKPVEPFEPPEDIVSVRIDKQSGMLTTKTDKSSIFEYFEVGTAPTEYIKVDDSSIILDGDETAEQEIF
- a CDS encoding P-loop NTPase fold protein; translated protein: MLSNFIEQYQLPASFEQTARLHFMPLAKQLTNKVTNSPKPFFLGINGCQGSGKSTLASFLFHYLTEQAQLSVVNLSLDDFYYDQITRQQLASDIHPLLATRGVPGTHDITLLANTLHALKTGKQTLLPRFDKAQDNPSPKTGWLDSPENTDVVIFEGWCWGVTAQAMAELAPAINSLEAKSDATATWRNYVNEQLANDYQPLYQLMNSWLMLKAPSFDCVAQWRWQQEQKLAAQQAIINTKEAANKVMSKSQVMDFIAYFQRLTEHALATLPERCDLVFELDQERNINAIVGRI
- a CDS encoding HAD-IIB family hydrolase, translating into MTITANSALPMVFTDLDGTLLDHHNYSFAAAEPTLEKLKAHQIPVIATTSKTVQEVTHLYEAMAINGPFIVENGAAVYIPKSLFTKQPEDCESQPPFWVKTFSSPRSNYIAIAEQLKPEFGQYFTHFAAMSIEEIAKVTGLSLADAQLANQRQYGEPVLWRGGENEKHAFINAAQALGANILLGGRFIHLCDACDKGKAMNWLAGEYQHQLQLANVNVIALGDSGNDTAMLEAADIAVQIKSPTHTYPLLNTSKIKFIYQTQGYGPIGWSEALNFIIDFSALATNPTKPTGELSHG
- a CDS encoding glycosyl transferase; its protein translation is MADFYQNGSVTTLHNLGQRSYEDMEKELVSFNQTRPLGLLLPSLFSELEGPALAKIIDKIAQVPYLSEVVIGLDRADEAQYRYALEFFDKLPQHHRVLWNDGPRLKAIDAKLQALGLAPTELGKGRNVWYCMGYILASNRAESVALHDCDILTYEKDLLARLLYPVAHPQFNYEFSKGFYARVADGKINGRVSRLLVTPLIRALKRVVGPNEYLDYMDCFRYPLAGEFSFRRDVLNDLRIPSDWGLEIGVLSEMHRNYATNRICQVDIADVYDHKHQDLSLDNAEAGLSKMSIDITKAFFRKLATQGHTFSTETFRSIKATYFRIALDYVETYRHDALMNGLSLDIHNEEAAVEMFAKNIMNAGQTFLENPMETPFIPTWNRVISAEPNILNELKEAVEQDNLEFSPK
- a CDS encoding sugar phosphorylase is translated as MAECTNSTLEVLTNKLTQQLAVIYADVELDISYQSLALNLIQIMRLSEQSKPPAPYSNHWSEQDVVMITYGDSLLKENEKPLVTLQHFADHYLQDHINSIHILPFFPYSSDDGFSVIDYSSVNEALGDWGDITAIANKKRLMSDLVINHCSSRSLWFDNFVKGEGQGHDYFFTASPHDELSQVVRPRTSQLLRKTETARGEQYVWCTFSHDQVDLDFRNPEVLSQFVKVIRLYLDNGVRIFRMDAVAFLWKIAGTPSINLPQTHEVVRLLRTLIEHAQPDAVIITETNIPNTQNLTYFGNANEAHCIYNFSLPPLLINTLITGNCLYLKRWLMSMPPAQDGTTYFNFIASHDGIGLRPAEGLLSDQEISLLINTMKNFGGAISWRTSESGEQKAYEMNISLFDALQGTVNGPDKWGMQRFICAHSIMLGLEGIPGIYIHSLLGTRNDYEKLKNTHHNRAINRHRWDYEALEQQLADETNPHANVLKQMLTLIDIRTAQKAFHPNATQFTLHLGLNLFGFWRQSQDRRQSIFCITNVTDQSQELPISELNLIITEHWVDLISEQSFDDLTQAIELAPYQTVWISNRGD